One Setaria italica strain Yugu1 chromosome II, Setaria_italica_v2.0, whole genome shotgun sequence DNA segment encodes these proteins:
- the LOC111256232 gene encoding uncharacterized protein LOC111256232 codes for MKDRDRVLSIRSNSLERLEMDMKVYHGARLQVIAPKLRVFVSPRIFSDAPIVAPMLLEMCWDGPYDPSRRHLGEAGRHLQRLDIAKNTTPAATMLMRQFYAVHELQLTVQIWKGNQEYNRYLTLINSLPKCEVLVVGFVVTQHAIKPVMLQFLNRCVGVKKIVVRCLVYHTVSVASSISFGPKYMSLCLHTEK; via the exons ATGAAGGACCGGGACCGTGTCCTCTCCATAAGGTCCAACTCGCTGGAGCGGCTCGAGATGGACATGAAGGTGTATCACGGCGCCCGTCTCCAGGTTATCGCCCCGAAGCTGAGAGTTTTCGTGTCCCCGAGGATCTTCAGCGACGCTCCAATCGTCGCGCCAATGCTCTTGGAGATGTGCTGGGACGGCCCGTACGACCCGAGCCGCCGTCATCTCGGAGAGGCCGGGCGCCATCTGCAGCGCCTGGACATTGCCAAGAACACTACTCCGGCAGCGACGATGCTGATGCGGCAGTTTTACGccgtccacgagttgcaactgACAGTCCAAATATGGAAG GGCAATCAAGAATACAATCGATATCTAACGCTCATAAATAGTCTTCCCAAGTGTGaggttttggtggtcggattcGTTGTGACTCAGCATGCCATTAAGCCTGTAATGTTACAATTTCTTAATAGATGTGTTGGGGTGAAAAAGATTGTGGTGCGTTGTTTGGTTTATCATACGGTAAGTGTGGCCTCATCAATTTCCTTTGGTCCAAAATATATGTCATTGTGTCTACATACCGAAAAATGA